A DNA window from Gillisia sp. Hel1_33_143 contains the following coding sequences:
- a CDS encoding DUF4271 domain-containing protein — MEAIERYSTSNDLLTLIILLVLILLVLARKLFSHRFEDFISLVTSGKFLVIKSKEHKALFGFNVIMLITHILSISIFLYVLYRQFFGIENNAGILLLRITTAYSFFVLLKITVEKIIANVFDIDEIIDTYLYQKHTYRNFISLILFPASIILVYAQNPQPWIFYTIGGLYLIIIMFSYSRVIQKNMNIATRNWFYFILYLCTLEITPYIILYKLITLT; from the coding sequence TTGGAAGCCATAGAAAGATATAGTACCTCAAACGATTTACTCACGCTTATTATTTTGTTGGTGCTAATTTTATTAGTACTCGCCAGGAAACTGTTCTCACACAGGTTTGAAGATTTCATATCTTTAGTTACCTCCGGAAAATTCCTGGTAATAAAATCTAAAGAACATAAAGCTCTTTTTGGATTTAATGTGATCATGCTTATTACTCACATTTTGAGCATTTCAATATTTCTATATGTCCTCTACAGACAATTTTTTGGAATTGAAAATAATGCAGGAATACTCTTATTGAGAATAACCACCGCTTACAGCTTTTTTGTACTCCTAAAAATTACCGTAGAAAAAATTATTGCTAACGTTTTTGATATAGATGAAATTATAGATACCTACCTCTATCAAAAGCATACTTATAGAAATTTCATTTCTTTAATTCTATTTCCAGCTTCCATTATTCTTGTTTACGCGCAGAATCCCCAACCTTGGATATTCTATACCATTGGGGGTCTTTACCTTATAATTATAATGTTCAGTTATTCCAGAGTTATTCAAAAAAATATGAACATTGCAACACGTAATTGGTTCTATTTTATTTTGTACCTTTGCACTCTCGAAATAACCCCTTACATTATTTTGTATAAGCTTATTACATTGACCTAA
- a CDS encoding polyprenol monophosphomannose synthase has translation MSNGIIIIPTYNEIENIERLIRNIFSLQRKFHILVVDDNSPDKTGEKVKALQAEYFGALYLEERKGKMGLGTAYIHGFKWALQRDYEYIFEMDADFSHNPNDLIRLYNTCAKNGADLAIGSRYVTGVNVINWPMARVLLSWVASKYVRWVTGMEIHDTTAGFVCYKRKVLESINLNKIQFVGYAFQIEMKFKAYLLKFDIREVPVIFTDRTNGTSKMSSGIISEAVFGVINMKFKSLFNRAEK, from the coding sequence ATGTCTAATGGGATAATCATTATACCCACTTACAATGAAATTGAGAATATAGAACGGCTGATTAGGAATATATTTTCTCTACAGCGTAAATTTCATATTCTAGTGGTAGATGATAATTCTCCAGATAAGACCGGTGAAAAGGTAAAAGCACTTCAGGCAGAATATTTTGGAGCCTTATATCTAGAAGAAAGAAAAGGTAAGATGGGATTGGGTACGGCCTATATACATGGTTTTAAGTGGGCCTTGCAAAGAGATTATGAATACATCTTTGAGATGGATGCAGATTTCTCGCATAACCCAAATGATCTTATAAGGTTATATAATACATGTGCAAAAAATGGAGCAGATCTGGCCATAGGATCTAGATATGTAACTGGGGTGAATGTGATAAACTGGCCAATGGCTAGGGTATTATTGTCTTGGGTAGCTTCTAAATATGTGCGATGGGTTACAGGGATGGAGATACATGATACCACTGCTGGATTTGTTTGTTATAAAAGAAAGGTGCTGGAAAGCATTAATCTTAATAAAATACAATTTGTTGGATATGCATTTCAAATAGAAATGAAATTCAAAGCCTATCTATTAAAATTTGACATAAGGGAAGTTCCTGTTATCTTTACCGATAGAACCAACGGAACTTCTAAAATGAGCAGCGGAATTATATCTGAGGCTGTGTTTGGGGTAATTAATATGAAATTTAAAAGTCTTTTCAATAGGGCAGAAAAATAA